The DNA segment ATAAAAGCGCATATAATTATTACAGGAATAAAGTATAGTAAACAAGATTTTCCTCCACCCATTTTATAAGTTTCACCTATAGCAAATATCGATAGAACAATACTCCATATCATAGATGCAATACTTATTATAAGTCCTAATATTTGATTATTGAAATACATAGCTACTAAGTGAATACAACCTAAAATAAGTGATGGAACTCCTGCATATGCTAATGTTACAAATAAGTTCTTACCTTTCCCCTCGTAACCAAAGAACTCTGCTAATAAGTGGTATATTGATGTAGTAATGAAATGACCTATTGGAGAAAGAAACATAATTGCAAAAATCATAAATAGAGTAAAGAATCCTCTCATATCTACCATATCTATTACGTCTTGAGACATATCCCCAGTACCATTTATGGTATTCAAAAGTA comes from the Gottschalkia purinilytica genome and includes:
- a CDS encoding Yip1 family protein, yielding MKFLNKFIGMIYRPKEVLREVNEKPSILESLILIVVIPLIYSLFFLNEKILLNTINGTGDMSQDVIDMVDMRGFFTLFMIFAIMFLSPIGHFITTSIYHLLAEFFGYEGKGKNLFVTLAYAGVPSLILGCIHLVAMYFNNQILGLIISIASMIWSIVLSIFAIGETYKMGGGKSCLLYFIPVIIICAFIGLFIGIIATVAITMFDPSSLEMIRSGILMNM